The sequence CCCTGAACTTTTTGCGCCGATTTTGAATGTTGTTCCTATGCAGCTTTTTGCATATTATGTTGCAGTTCTTTTGAATTGTGATGTTGATCAGCCGAGGAATTTGGCAAAATCGGTGACAGTGGAATAGGGGCAAGAACCTGCGAGGTTGCGAAGGTGTGAAGGTAAGAGCATGAGAAGAACGGCGTTCATGATTCACGAGTTAAAGACACTAGTGAAGCGGGCTTATTGTGTTGCTATGTGATACAACGTTTCAGAACAGGATTAATGGAGAACTGAAAGTTAAGTGATAATAATATGAAAATCGGAATTGATATTATAGAAGTAAAAAGAATTTCAAAATTAATTAAAAGCAAAGCTTTTTTAAACAGAGTATATACTTCCAGGGAAATAGAATATTGCAGGCCTAAGAAAAATTATGCACAGCATTTTGCGGTTCGTTTTGCGACAAAAGAAGCGGTTTGGAAAGCTTTGGGCAAAGGCAATATTTCTCTGAAGGAAATCAGTGTTAACAACAGAATTTCGGGAAAGCCCGAAGCGATAGTCAAAGGGAAAAAACGAAGGGATATTGATATATCCCTTTCGCATACTGACCAGTATGCGGTTGCTGTTGCAATAATATCTTAATAAGGCGTTAAAAA is a genomic window of Elusimicrobiota bacterium containing:
- the acpS gene encoding holo-ACP synthase — encoded protein: MKIGIDIIEVKRISKLIKSKAFLNRVYTSREIEYCRPKKNYAQHFAVRFATKEAVWKALGKGNISLKEISVNNRISGKPEAIVKGKKRRDIDISLSHTDQYAVAVAIIS